Proteins co-encoded in one Haloarcula pelagica genomic window:
- a CDS encoding DUF7125 family protein, with the protein MTRSLPTGIDVLDRKLNGGIPPGRVVALSASPTSQSELFLYEVASVQETVYATTERSVEAVEETLAGLGTERRTVEVRGVGDDPLTTLRRLLDDVDDRTAFVVDPVLPLERQSGPAAYRAFLNDLTDRMIETGSIAVLHCLDRRTLPENRDTTEYMADIVFDLSTELRGDSLENRLLVPKFRGGRALEETIKLNLAADVTIDISRKIA; encoded by the coding sequence ATGACCAGGAGTCTGCCAACTGGAATCGACGTGCTCGACCGGAAGCTGAACGGCGGCATCCCGCCCGGGCGGGTCGTCGCCCTCTCGGCGTCGCCGACGAGCCAGTCCGAACTGTTCCTCTACGAGGTCGCGTCGGTCCAGGAGACCGTCTACGCGACGACCGAGCGCTCGGTCGAAGCGGTCGAGGAGACGTTGGCGGGGCTCGGGACGGAACGACGGACTGTCGAGGTTCGTGGCGTCGGCGACGATCCGTTGACGACGCTGCGGCGATTGCTCGACGATGTCGACGACCGGACGGCGTTCGTCGTCGACCCGGTCTTGCCGCTCGAACGGCAGTCCGGACCGGCGGCGTATCGCGCGTTCCTCAACGACCTGACCGATCGGATGATCGAGACCGGAAGCATCGCCGTCCTCCACTGCCTGGACCGTCGGACCCTCCCCGAGAACCGTGACACGACGGAGTACATGGCCGACATCGTCTTCGACCTCTCGACGGAGCTCCGGGGCGACTCCCTGGAGAACCGGTTGCTCGTTCCGAAGTTCCGGGGCGGGCGCGCGCTCGAAGAGACGATCAAACTCAACCTGGCGGCCGATGTCACGATCGACATCAGCCGCAAGATCGCCTGA
- a CDS encoding type IV pilin N-terminal domain-containing protein — MNATNLFTDDDAVSPVIGVILMVAVTVILATVIASAVLGLGQTRSATMPQASLSVSVTDGDNVTVAHDGGDSIAIERVSVTTTGSASTIPPGSALADSELTSGDRWVAATGVSDGEVVRIVYESPDTDQSAILGTLEA; from the coding sequence ATGAACGCAACCAACCTGTTCACGGACGACGACGCGGTCAGCCCGGTCATCGGCGTCATCCTCATGGTCGCCGTGACCGTCATCCTCGCGACAGTCATCGCGAGCGCCGTCCTCGGCCTGGGCCAGACCCGCAGCGCCACGATGCCACAGGCCAGCCTCTCGGTGTCCGTCACCGACGGGGACAACGTGACCGTGGCCCACGACGGCGGTGACAGTATCGCGATCGAACGCGTCTCGGTGACGACGACCGGCAGCGCCTCGACAATCCCCCCCGGGAGCGCGCTCGCGGACAGCGAACTCACGAGCGGTGATCGCTGGGTCGCCGCTACGGGCGTCTCCGACGGCGAGGTCGTCCGCATCGTCTACGAGTCACCCGACACCGATCAGTCGGCGATACTCGGGACCCTCGAAGCCTGA
- a CDS encoding DUF7289 family protein, with amino-acid sequence MAPPDIVAITRFNGPGQRGVSEVVAVVLLLVLVVLGTTVVVAFGSGPLQDSERAVGIAQAEQSLTSLDSAASSVALGAATARRLDLGLTGTGGRLGAHADRGSLRIEHVDIITGTTTEIANRSLGAVVYEDGRTEVAYQGGGVWRRDGDGSVPIARPEFHYTGTTLTLPIVQLRSTEHVHSEVTVTDGGPPLRSFPNASAGFENRLGDAKVVVTVRSRYYDAWGQYFERETDARVRYDHPDEAVTATFLALPEVITPRNGVIATSGPGKLELAGTGAYVDSYNSSRGRYAVSRSSDGTVEAAGDVNLTGNADISADVRSGGYVGVESSAASIDGNVSWTTGYTNGGTVTGSTEQINGIASIDPIDGYVYQQVATIEATNDNDETPLITNDRLTGSGELGPGRYYVDTLDVDGETLVVNTTAGNVVIAVKDWVAVRKRGSSGGNITVKGNGRVRLLVEGDTERTVSPTGLGSTSADVFVGKSSRVHIPDQASRRLQILGPKDTHTVVTGPGVTFDGIIYTPAGPTGSGTTYAMQGDIYGAVITGDLTLGQYGSIHFDKALEGESLPLSTEVSRLEYLHVATHRVNVTGQ; translated from the coding sequence ATGGCACCACCAGACATCGTCGCGATCACCCGGTTCAACGGTCCCGGCCAGCGTGGCGTCTCCGAAGTCGTCGCCGTCGTCTTGCTGCTCGTGCTGGTAGTGCTGGGCACGACAGTCGTCGTCGCGTTCGGGAGTGGGCCGCTGCAGGACAGCGAGCGGGCGGTCGGGATCGCACAGGCCGAGCAGTCGCTCACGAGCCTCGACTCGGCCGCCAGCAGCGTCGCCCTGGGTGCGGCGACGGCCCGACGCCTCGACCTCGGACTCACCGGAACCGGCGGCCGCCTCGGCGCACACGCGGATCGGGGGTCCCTCCGTATCGAACACGTCGACATCATCACCGGGACGACCACCGAGATCGCCAACCGCTCGCTCGGGGCCGTCGTCTACGAAGACGGTCGGACCGAAGTTGCCTACCAGGGCGGCGGCGTCTGGCGACGTGACGGTGACGGCTCCGTGCCGATCGCCCGCCCGGAGTTTCACTACACCGGGACGACGCTGACGTTACCGATCGTCCAGCTCCGATCGACCGAACACGTCCACAGCGAGGTCACCGTCACCGACGGCGGCCCACCGCTTCGTTCGTTCCCGAACGCCTCGGCCGGCTTCGAAAACCGGCTCGGTGACGCGAAGGTCGTCGTCACCGTCCGGAGCCGGTACTACGACGCCTGGGGGCAGTACTTCGAGCGCGAGACCGACGCCCGCGTCCGCTACGACCATCCCGACGAGGCGGTGACAGCGACCTTCCTGGCACTTCCGGAAGTCATCACCCCTCGGAACGGCGTCATCGCCACGTCCGGCCCGGGCAAACTGGAACTGGCCGGGACCGGTGCGTACGTCGACAGCTACAACTCGTCGCGAGGGAGGTACGCGGTTTCACGGAGTTCCGACGGCACCGTCGAAGCAGCCGGAGACGTAAATCTCACCGGGAACGCCGACATCAGTGCCGATGTCCGTTCGGGCGGGTACGTCGGCGTGGAGAGCAGCGCCGCATCGATCGACGGCAACGTCTCCTGGACGACCGGATACACCAACGGCGGCACCGTGACCGGGTCGACCGAACAGATCAACGGTATCGCGTCGATCGATCCCATCGACGGGTACGTCTATCAACAGGTCGCGACGATCGAGGCGACCAACGACAACGACGAAACCCCCCTCATCACCAACGACAGGCTCACCGGTTCCGGGGAACTCGGCCCCGGACGATACTACGTCGACACGCTCGATGTCGACGGCGAGACGCTCGTGGTGAACACCACGGCCGGGAACGTCGTTATCGCCGTCAAGGACTGGGTCGCTGTTCGGAAGCGGGGATCGTCCGGTGGGAACATCACGGTCAAAGGAAACGGGCGTGTCCGCCTCCTCGTCGAAGGCGACACCGAACGGACCGTCTCGCCGACGGGCCTCGGTTCGACCAGTGCGGATGTCTTCGTCGGGAAGTCCTCGCGGGTCCACATCCCCGATCAGGCATCCCGGCGGCTCCAGATACTCGGCCCGAAAGACACACACACTGTCGTGACTGGCCCCGGCGTGACGTTCGACGGCATCATCTACACGCCCGCCGGTCCGACCGGCAGCGGCACCACCTACGCCATGCAGGGTGACATCTACGGTGCGGTTATCACCGGCGACCTGACGCTCGGTCAGTACGGCTCGATCCACTTCGACAAAGCGCTCGAAGGCGAATCGCTCCCGCTGTCGACCGAGGTCTCGCGACTGGAGTACCTCCACGTCGCGACCCACCGAGTCAACGTGACCGGCCAGTGA
- a CDS encoding UPF0175 family protein: MASSSSEPPDELATAVGRYVLGDISLGRAAKAAGLSRWEFEEVLEDAGFTSIYGPRTDDQLRQEIDVALDLDE; this comes from the coding sequence ATGGCCTCCTCCAGTAGTGAGCCCCCGGACGAGCTGGCGACCGCGGTGGGCCGGTACGTTCTCGGCGATATCTCGCTGGGACGTGCTGCAAAAGCGGCCGGACTGTCCCGGTGGGAGTTCGAAGAAGTGCTGGAGGATGCTGGCTTCACGTCCATCTATGGACCGCGCACTGACGACCAGCTCCGGCAGGAGATCGACGTTGCACTCGACCTTGACGAATAG
- a CDS encoding twitching motility protein PilT, producing the protein MAPAVRDEIEQGADFGHEYLTSAVEAFDEGLPVSDTPPETSGVKLRERLDPGETEALRGAVEHDGTVATDDLAARRLASELDVPVTGSIGHLVLGIKRDHIDSETADEWLETWRNERGYYAPVQSVTELLDE; encoded by the coding sequence GTGGCACCCGCAGTCCGTGACGAGATCGAACAAGGAGCCGATTTCGGCCACGAGTATCTGACCAGCGCTGTCGAGGCGTTCGACGAAGGACTGCCAGTCAGTGACACGCCACCCGAAACGAGCGGAGTAAAACTTCGTGAACGACTCGATCCAGGAGAAACGGAAGCACTGCGGGGAGCCGTCGAACACGACGGGACCGTCGCCACTGACGATCTTGCAGCACGCCGTCTTGCGTCCGAACTGGACGTTCCGGTCACCGGATCAATCGGCCACCTCGTCCTCGGCATCAAACGCGACCACATCGACAGCGAAACTGCAGACGAGTGGCTCGAAACCTGGCGGAACGAGCGCGGATACTACGCTCCGGTCCAGAGCGTCACCGAACTACTAGACGAATAG
- a CDS encoding SWIM zinc finger family protein: MNLDNAKIREICTDAVFERGLDYRDEGRIQRIGRFDDVITAAVRGSSLYDVTVNLGEGSIDARCTCPYEGAGECKHVVAVLLDIAADPPQDESERVDRVIGDLSSDDLRAFVRDALAENPDLREQFLARFGDGGKSVEAYRNEIEGLFDQHTANYPVVTDAIDFSHFFELAEQYRERKRYRAAATVYRALFEGIDDNHARIDAAYDHYAKALRSALDGYVDCVLAADPSDGEFEQYAGALEAQAMSEPPVNEEQFRRALDALENRR; encoded by the coding sequence ATGAATCTCGACAACGCGAAAATTCGGGAGATCTGTACTGACGCGGTGTTCGAACGCGGGCTGGACTACCGCGACGAAGGACGCATTCAACGAATCGGACGGTTTGACGACGTGATTACAGCCGCAGTTCGAGGGTCGAGTCTGTACGATGTGACTGTCAACTTGGGCGAGGGCTCCATCGATGCGCGGTGTACGTGTCCCTACGAAGGAGCGGGCGAATGCAAACATGTCGTCGCGGTGCTGCTAGACATCGCCGCCGATCCGCCCCAAGACGAGAGCGAGCGTGTCGACCGAGTGATCGGAGATCTCTCGTCTGACGACCTACGTGCATTCGTGCGCGATGCACTCGCCGAAAACCCGGACCTGCGTGAGCAGTTCCTCGCACGATTCGGTGACGGGGGCAAGTCGGTCGAAGCGTACCGTAATGAAATCGAGGGGTTGTTCGACCAGCACACGGCGAACTATCCAGTGGTCACGGACGCAATCGACTTCTCGCACTTCTTCGAGTTGGCCGAGCAGTACCGTGAGCGTAAGCGCTACCGGGCGGCCGCAACCGTCTACCGTGCACTGTTCGAGGGAATTGACGACAACCACGCCCGCATCGACGCCGCATACGACCACTACGCGAAGGCGTTGCGGTCTGCCCTCGATGGGTACGTCGACTGCGTGCTCGCGGCCGACCCAAGCGACGGCGAATTCGAACAATACGCCGGCGCACTCGAAGCACAGGCGATGTCCGAACCACCGGTCAACGAGGAGCAGTTCAGACGTGCGCTCGACGCGCTTGAAAATCGTCGATGA
- a CDS encoding non-histone chromosomal MC1 family protein, translated as MARDSDKRNFALREDGDESSVFSGGTPRQAALKAARRLDPADSEASADRQEIRLREKGTHKVHIYEAWAWREEAPDDKPDWMPGNITKGNVSKQGVDHLDDI; from the coding sequence ATGGCACGTGACAGTGACAAGCGCAACTTCGCGCTGCGCGAGGACGGTGACGAATCGAGCGTCTTCTCAGGCGGAACACCCCGACAGGCTGCACTGAAGGCTGCCCGTCGGCTCGACCCGGCCGACAGCGAGGCGTCGGCCGACCGCCAGGAGATTCGACTACGGGAGAAAGGAACGCACAAGGTCCACATCTACGAGGCCTGGGCGTGGCGGGAGGAGGCTCCGGACGACAAGCCCGATTGGATGCCCGGTAACATCACGAAGGGTAACGTCTCCAAGCAGGGCGTCGATCACCTCGACGATATCTGA